In Nitratireductor thuwali, a genomic segment contains:
- the ugpB gene encoding sn-glycerol-3-phosphate ABC transporter substrate-binding protein UgpB codes for MKFRTIVSAATALTVVLPAMVGAAQAQTQIQFWHAMSGRLGELLDAQVAKFNESQNDYEVVATLKGNYSEALNAGIAAFRAGEQPHILQVFEVGTATMMAAEGAVKPVYEIMEEAAEPFDANAYLAAVAGYYTTADGQMLSLPYNSSTPVLYLNKNALEAAGLDPEARPATWPEVEEILVKLKESGSACPFTTAWQSWIHLENLGAYHNVPFATQANGFEGVDAELVFNGDLQVKHISKLGEWAEEGLFSYSGRRNEGGARFRSGECALFTESSAGYAGVKAEADFPFTVTNLPYWPDVEDAPLNTIIGGASLWVMSGHEAEEYTGVARFLTFLSSPEVQAQWHQDTGYLPITHAAYELTREQGFYEENPGTDVAIKQMTGKEPTDNSKGIRLGNFDQIRTVIDEELEAVWQGQKDAKAALDQAVSRGNELLRRFEQSVR; via the coding sequence ATGAAGTTTCGGACAATCGTTTCCGCGGCGACCGCCTTGACGGTGGTGCTGCCGGCCATGGTGGGCGCCGCGCAGGCGCAGACGCAGATACAGTTCTGGCACGCCATGTCGGGACGGCTGGGCGAGCTGCTCGACGCACAGGTGGCTAAGTTCAACGAAAGCCAGAACGACTATGAGGTCGTCGCCACGCTCAAGGGCAATTATTCGGAAGCGCTGAATGCCGGCATCGCCGCGTTCCGTGCCGGCGAGCAGCCACATATCCTGCAGGTCTTCGAGGTGGGCACGGCAACGATGATGGCGGCCGAGGGCGCCGTCAAGCCAGTCTACGAGATCATGGAGGAAGCCGCGGAACCGTTCGACGCCAACGCCTATCTGGCCGCGGTAGCCGGCTATTACACGACCGCCGACGGCCAGATGCTGTCGCTGCCCTACAATTCCTCGACGCCGGTCCTTTATCTCAACAAGAACGCGCTGGAAGCGGCCGGCCTCGACCCGGAAGCCAGGCCCGCCACCTGGCCGGAAGTGGAGGAGATCCTCGTCAAGCTGAAGGAATCGGGCTCGGCCTGCCCGTTCACGACCGCATGGCAATCGTGGATTCATCTGGAGAATCTCGGCGCCTATCACAACGTACCCTTCGCCACGCAGGCCAACGGCTTCGAGGGTGTCGACGCGGAGCTCGTCTTCAACGGCGATCTGCAGGTCAAGCATATCTCCAAGCTGGGCGAATGGGCCGAGGAGGGGCTTTTCAGCTATTCCGGCCGCCGCAATGAGGGCGGGGCGCGCTTCCGCTCGGGCGAATGTGCCCTGTTCACCGAATCGTCGGCCGGCTATGCCGGCGTCAAGGCGGAAGCCGACTTCCCCTTCACGGTGACGAACCTGCCCTATTGGCCGGACGTGGAGGACGCGCCGCTGAATACCATCATCGGCGGTGCCTCGCTCTGGGTGATGTCGGGCCACGAGGCGGAAGAATATACCGGCGTCGCCAGGTTCCTGACCTTCCTGTCGAGCCCGGAAGTGCAGGCGCAATGGCATCAGGACACCGGCTATCTGCCGATCACCCATGCGGCCTACGAGCTGACCAGGGAGCAGGGCTTCTATGAAGAGAATCCGGGCACGGACGTTGCCATCAAGCAGATGACCGGCAAGGAGCCGACGGACAATTCCAAGGGCATCCGACTCGGCAACTTCGATCAGATCCGCACGGTCATCGACGAGGAGCTGGAAGCCGTCTGGCAGGGCCAGAAGGACGCCAAGGCGGCGCTCGACCAGGCGGTGTCGCGGGGCAACGAGCTGCTGCGCCGCTTCGAGCAGTCGGTACGCTGA
- a CDS encoding ABC transporter substrate-binding protein, which translates to MPQTLSRYFATSLRWAGLAFVAACLSLAAAQQASAKTLRYAFQGTLNALDPYSLNETFTLGMLGNVFEGLTKRDKDLTIIPGLAESWETVDPLTWRFHLRQGVKFANGNDFTADDVIFSAERVLAEGSDLKTRIPADSEWVKIDDHTVEVKLKTPNPILHYEWDTWYIMDKEWAEAEGAVGPISARDTNPGPAAFKANGTGPFVIESHEPGIKTVFKPNSNWWGAPEHNLTEVVFTPIAADGTRVAALLAGDVDLIDPVPVQDIPRVNDNADTEALVGPELRVIHLGFNQIRDELPTSNVKGKNPFRDPNVRKAVYQAIDIEAIKDRIMRGLATPVPLLIANDLYANADEFERWPYDPDAAKALLAEAGYPDGFTVGMDCPNDRYVNDEAICQAVVSMLARIGVTVNLNAQPKAQYFAKVLAPGGYDTDFYLLGWTPSSFDSWNILTNLAGCRDETGAGGPFNLGGYCNEKVDALAEQIVVEIDEAKRDALIKEAYTIMTGETSHIPLHQQSLVWGKRKNVDIVQRPDNQVLFYWATVN; encoded by the coding sequence ATGCCGCAAACGCTTTCAAGATATTTTGCCACTTCCTTGCGATGGGCCGGGCTTGCCTTCGTCGCGGCCTGCCTTTCCTTGGCAGCCGCCCAACAGGCCAGCGCCAAGACCCTGCGCTATGCGTTCCAGGGCACGCTGAACGCGCTCGATCCTTATTCGCTCAACGAGACGTTCACGCTCGGCATGCTCGGAAATGTATTCGAGGGGCTGACCAAGCGGGACAAGGATCTCACGATCATTCCCGGCCTTGCCGAAAGCTGGGAAACCGTTGACCCGCTGACATGGCGTTTTCACCTGCGCCAGGGCGTCAAATTCGCCAACGGCAATGACTTTACCGCAGACGACGTGATCTTTTCCGCCGAGCGCGTGCTGGCCGAGGGTTCGGACCTGAAGACGCGCATTCCGGCGGATTCGGAGTGGGTGAAGATCGACGACCACACCGTCGAGGTGAAGCTTAAGACGCCCAATCCCATCCTGCATTACGAGTGGGATACATGGTACATCATGGACAAGGAATGGGCCGAGGCGGAAGGCGCGGTCGGTCCCATCTCGGCGCGCGACACCAATCCTGGTCCGGCGGCCTTCAAGGCCAATGGCACCGGCCCCTTCGTGATCGAAAGCCACGAACCCGGAATCAAGACGGTGTTCAAGCCCAATTCCAATTGGTGGGGCGCGCCCGAGCACAATCTTACGGAAGTTGTCTTCACGCCGATCGCTGCCGACGGCACCCGCGTCGCAGCACTCCTGGCCGGCGACGTCGACCTGATCGATCCCGTCCCCGTGCAGGACATTCCGCGCGTGAACGACAATGCCGACACCGAGGCGCTGGTCGGACCGGAACTGCGCGTCATCCATCTGGGCTTCAACCAGATCCGTGACGAGTTGCCCACCTCGAACGTCAAGGGCAAGAACCCGTTCCGCGATCCGAATGTTCGCAAGGCTGTCTACCAGGCCATCGACATCGAGGCCATCAAGGACCGCATCATGCGCGGCCTGGCGACACCCGTGCCGTTGCTGATAGCGAACGATCTTTATGCCAATGCCGACGAGTTCGAGCGCTGGCCCTACGATCCGGACGCCGCCAAGGCCCTGCTTGCCGAAGCTGGCTATCCGGATGGATTCACCGTGGGCATGGACTGCCCGAACGACCGCTATGTCAATGACGAGGCGATCTGCCAGGCCGTCGTGTCGATGCTGGCCCGCATCGGCGTCACGGTGAACCTCAACGCCCAGCCGAAGGCGCAGTATTTCGCGAAGGTGCTGGCGCCGGGCGGCTACGACACGGATTTCTACCTGCTCGGCTGGACGCCCAGCTCGTTCGATTCGTGGAACATTCTGACCAACCTCGCCGGCTGCCGTGACGAGACGGGCGCCGGCGGTCCGTTCAACCTCGGCGGCTACTGCAACGAGAAGGTGGACGCACTGGCCGAACAGATCGTTGTCGAGATCGACGAGGCCAAGCGCGACGCCCTGATCAAGGAAGCCTACACGATCATGACCGGGGAGACCTCGCACATTCCGCTGCACCAGCAGTCGCTCGTGTGGGGCAAGCGCAAGAACGTCGACATCGTTCAGCGGCCGGACAACCAGGTGCTGTTCTACTGGGCGACGGTGAACTGA
- a CDS encoding ABC transporter permease, with product MIAFAIKRLVQALGVILVVALISFVMFRFVGDPVNQLVGVDTSPEERAALREALGLNDPVLLQFGRFVLKAAQFDFGISYQFKQPVASLIASRLPATLELSLVSALFALAVGVPMGVYTGLYRNTWLARGFLAVSLIGVSLPTFLIGILLIFVVSVNLGWLPSFGRGQTVDLGGVWTTGLLTKSGLQSLILPSITLGLFQMTLIMRLVRGEMLEVLRTDYIKFARARGLSRRAINFGHALKNTLVPVITITGLQVGSIIAFAIITETVFQWPGMGLLFLQAVQNVDIPIMAAYLLLIAFLFVLINFIVDLLYVAVDPRIRLGGTAG from the coding sequence ATGATTGCATTCGCCATCAAAAGGCTGGTTCAGGCGCTCGGCGTCATCCTGGTCGTCGCGCTGATCTCCTTCGTCATGTTCCGCTTCGTCGGCGACCCGGTGAACCAGCTCGTCGGCGTCGATACCTCGCCGGAAGAGCGCGCCGCACTGCGCGAGGCGCTGGGTCTCAACGACCCGGTTCTGCTGCAGTTCGGCCGGTTCGTCCTGAAGGCGGCACAGTTCGATTTCGGCATATCCTATCAGTTCAAGCAGCCGGTCGCCTCGCTGATCGCCTCGCGCCTGCCCGCCACGCTGGAACTGTCGCTGGTTTCGGCGCTGTTTGCGCTGGCGGTGGGCGTGCCGATGGGCGTCTATACCGGGCTCTACCGCAACACCTGGCTGGCGCGCGGCTTCCTGGCCGTCAGCCTCATCGGGGTATCGCTGCCGACCTTCCTGATCGGCATCCTTCTGATCTTCGTGGTATCGGTCAATCTCGGCTGGCTGCCCTCTTTCGGCCGCGGCCAGACCGTCGATCTCGGCGGGGTGTGGACAACGGGCCTACTGACCAAGTCCGGCCTGCAATCGCTGATCCTGCCGTCGATCACGCTCGGCCTGTTCCAGATGACGCTCATCATGCGCCTGGTGCGCGGCGAGATGCTGGAAGTGCTGCGCACCGACTACATCAAGTTCGCCCGCGCCCGCGGGCTTTCGCGGCGCGCCATCAATTTCGGCCATGCGCTCAAAAACACGCTGGTGCCGGTGATCACCATCACGGGCCTGCAAGTCGGCTCGATCATCGCCTTTGCCATCATCACCGAGACGGTTTTCCAGTGGCCGGGCATGGGGCTCCTGTTCCTGCAGGCCGTGCAGAATGTCGACATCCCCATCATGGCGGCATATCTGCTTTTGATCGCCTTCCTGTTCGTGCTGATCAATTTCATCGTCGACCTGCTTTATGTGGCGGTCGATCCCCGCATCCGCCTCGGCGGGACAGCGGGGTAA
- a CDS encoding ABC transporter permease produces the protein MARITDTQGKPEAPEPGRLARALDSDIWYSFTRSPLAVVSALVVSLFVLAALFAPLIAPHNPFDPATISILDSFYPPVWEEGGDPRFLLGTDDQGRDVLSTILYGMRISLAVGFASVVFAMLIGITLGLLAGYLGGWVDSIVMRIADVQLTFPAILIALLINGVARAMAGPQSYDRVVFVVLVLSIGLSFWVQYGRTVRGSVLVEANKEYVLAARLIGLRPATIMFKHVLPNVLGPVLVIATINLALAIITEATLSFLGVGVPSTQPSLGTLIRIGNDFLFSGEWWITIFPGITLAILALSVNLLGDWLRDALNPKLR, from the coding sequence ATGGCCAGGATCACCGACACACAGGGTAAACCCGAAGCGCCCGAACCTGGCCGGCTGGCCCGTGCGCTCGATTCGGACATCTGGTACTCCTTCACCCGGTCTCCGCTCGCCGTTGTCTCGGCACTCGTGGTGTCGCTTTTCGTGCTGGCGGCACTGTTCGCTCCGCTGATCGCCCCGCACAATCCGTTCGACCCGGCCACCATCTCCATTCTCGACAGCTTCTACCCGCCGGTCTGGGAAGAGGGTGGCGATCCGCGCTTCCTGCTCGGGACCGACGACCAGGGCCGCGACGTCCTGTCCACCATCCTCTATGGCATGCGCATATCGCTGGCGGTGGGCTTCGCCAGCGTCGTCTTCGCCATGCTGATCGGCATTACGCTGGGGCTGCTCGCCGGCTATCTGGGCGGCTGGGTGGACAGCATCGTCATGCGCATCGCCGATGTGCAGCTGACCTTTCCCGCGATCCTGATCGCGCTCCTCATCAATGGCGTGGCGCGCGCCATGGCCGGCCCACAGTCCTACGACCGGGTGGTGTTCGTCGTCCTCGTGCTGTCGATCGGGCTCAGCTTCTGGGTGCAGTACGGGCGCACGGTGCGCGGCTCCGTCCTGGTGGAGGCCAACAAGGAATATGTACTGGCCGCAAGGCTGATCGGGCTGCGCCCCGCCACCATCATGTTCAAGCACGTGCTGCCCAATGTGCTGGGGCCGGTGCTGGTGATTGCGACCATCAACCTGGCGCTGGCCATCATCACCGAGGCGACCCTCTCCTTCCTCGGCGTCGGCGTGCCGTCGACCCAGCCTTCGCTCGGCACGCTGATCCGCATCGGCAACGATTTCCTGTTCTCCGGCGAATGGTGGATCACCATCTTTCCCGGCATCACGCTCGCCATCCTGGCGCTGTCGGTCAACCTTCTTGGCGACTGGCTGCGCGACGCCCTGAACCCGAAGCTCAGATGA